The genomic region TCGTGGAGCGGACGTCTCTCGTGAAGGGCTTCGAGTTCGCGAAGGAGCAGTACGTCCGCTTCACGGAGGACGAGCTGAAGCGGCTCGAGGCCGAGGCCTCGCCTTCGATCGACATGGTCGAATTCGTCCCTCTCGAGCAGATCGATCCGATCTATTTCGAGAAGACGTATTACCTGGGCCCGGACAAGGGAGGCTCGAAGGCGTACCGCCTCCTCGCGGACGCCATGGTGAAGACGGGACGCGTCGCGCTCGCGAAGTACGTCATGCGCGGCAAGGAGAGCCTCGTCGTGATCCGTCCCGCGCAGGGCGGACTCATGATGCACACGATGTTCTTCCAGGACGAGGTGCGTGACTTCGGCGAGATCGACAAGGGCTCCGACGCGACCGTGCGTCCGGGGGAGCTGGATCTCGCCCTCCGGCTGATCGACGAGCTCGCGAATCCGGAGTTCCATCCCGAGAACTATCACGACGAATACCGCGGGCGCGTGCTCTCGGTCGTCGAGCAGAAGGTGGAAGGCAAGGAGATCACCTCGGTGCAGCCGCAGGTCGAGCGCACGCAGGTGATCGACCTCATGGAGGCCCTGAAGCAGAGC from Candidatus Eisenbacteria bacterium harbors:
- a CDS encoding Ku protein, whose translation is MPPHSIGSGTLSFGLVSIPVRMYTAASAGGVSFNQLHEKCGGRIKQQLICPACNNQVVERTSLVKGFEFAKEQYVRFTEDELKRLEAEASPSIDMVEFVPLEQIDPIYFEKTYYLGPDKGGSKAYRLLADAMVKTGRVALAKYVMRGKESLVVIRPAQGGLMMHTMFFQDEVRDFGEIDKGSDATVRPGELDLALRLIDELANPEFHPENYHDEYRGRVLSVVEQKVEGKEITSVQPQVERTQVIDLMEALKQSLESRVAKDEGAAATKKAAKAKRPAAKESKRASR